The following proteins are encoded in a genomic region of Corynebacterium atypicum:
- a CDS encoding transglycosylase domain-containing protein, with translation MTEKKKSGTARRLERPGSRSDGRHKAMMWGGGILGALIVLPILGFMIAYLAAEVPEPGEVSTAQISEIYASDSQTELARIVPPDGNRRQVKLDDVPKSVQEAVLAAEDREFWTNPGFSITGFGRAIVGQLTGNASAGGGSTITQQYVKNALVGNEHSLQRKLCELVYSAKMANEWSKEEVLAAYLNTVYFGRNAYGIEAASNAYFDKHVSDLTPEEGAVLAAAIQRPSQLDPWNNRAESEERWNYVLDGMVENQVISEQERHQAQFPEVQDPANYSAYTEASGPNGMIKNQVMAELETLGITEEDVTTRGLQITSTIDPVVQQSALDAIYSNTEGYSEKLRTASVTIDPKTGAVRGYYGGEDPNGWDYANAGLQTGSTFKIFGLAAALQQGIPLSATYSSAPVTLPGGLPVENAGGETCGVCSLSEALKMSLNTSFIRVQDDLDNKMQDTADMAHALGVAKSIPGVENTLTENGKPPYEGIVLGQYQSRPFDMAVALGTLTNRGVWHQPHFVERVETATGDVLYEHEKSEGERRVSETVADNVIQAMQPVAAYSRGNALAGGRPSAAKTGTTQLGDSGANKDAWMIGSTPQLATAVWVGNDDSSALTDLHGNMMYGSGLPSTIWKRTLDGALQNAPVESFPQASPVTWGDGNYSMAIVPPTQSRPTTTAPSTTSQAPTSSHEEEPQPDEPATEPQPAPQPLPIPLPIPGGGAPGDGGNQPAPAPAPAPAPAPAPAPAPAPAPAPAPAPGLPEGLLPF, from the coding sequence GTGACAGAAAAGAAAAAGTCCGGGACGGCGCGCCGGTTGGAACGACCAGGCAGCCGCTCTGACGGGCGCCACAAGGCGATGATGTGGGGCGGCGGGATCCTCGGCGCCCTGATTGTCCTTCCCATCCTGGGCTTTATGATTGCCTACCTCGCCGCCGAGGTTCCCGAGCCGGGCGAGGTCTCCACCGCACAGATCTCTGAGATCTACGCGTCGGATTCGCAGACGGAGCTCGCGCGCATCGTCCCGCCAGATGGGAACCGTAGGCAGGTGAAGCTTGACGACGTCCCGAAGAGCGTCCAGGAGGCGGTGCTTGCCGCCGAGGACCGGGAATTCTGGACGAACCCGGGCTTTTCTATCACCGGTTTCGGCCGGGCCATCGTGGGCCAGCTGACCGGCAACGCGTCTGCCGGCGGTGGCTCAACGATCACCCAGCAGTACGTGAAGAACGCGCTGGTGGGCAACGAGCACTCTCTGCAGCGCAAGCTGTGCGAGCTGGTTTACTCGGCGAAGATGGCCAACGAGTGGTCCAAGGAAGAGGTGCTGGCCGCCTACCTCAACACCGTCTACTTCGGCCGCAACGCCTACGGCATCGAGGCCGCCTCGAACGCGTACTTTGATAAGCACGTCTCTGATCTCACTCCAGAGGAAGGCGCGGTGCTCGCGGCCGCCATCCAGCGGCCGAGCCAGCTGGACCCGTGGAACAACCGCGCGGAGTCAGAGGAGCGCTGGAACTACGTGTTGGACGGCATGGTGGAAAACCAGGTCATCTCCGAGCAGGAGCGGCACCAGGCGCAGTTCCCGGAGGTTCAAGACCCCGCGAACTACTCGGCCTATACCGAGGCCAGCGGCCCGAACGGGATGATCAAGAACCAGGTGATGGCGGAGCTGGAGACGCTCGGGATCACCGAGGAGGACGTGACCACCCGGGGCCTGCAGATCACGAGCACGATCGACCCGGTGGTGCAGCAGTCGGCGCTGGATGCGATCTACTCGAATACCGAGGGGTACAGCGAGAAGCTGCGCACGGCCTCGGTGACCATTGACCCGAAGACGGGCGCGGTGCGCGGCTACTACGGTGGCGAGGATCCGAACGGGTGGGATTACGCCAACGCCGGGCTGCAGACCGGCTCGACGTTCAAGATCTTTGGCCTGGCGGCAGCGCTGCAGCAGGGCATCCCCCTTTCCGCCACGTACTCTTCGGCCCCGGTGACGTTGCCCGGCGGGCTGCCGGTGGAAAACGCCGGCGGGGAAACCTGCGGGGTGTGCTCGCTGAGCGAGGCGCTGAAGATGTCGCTGAACACTAGCTTCATCCGCGTCCAGGACGACCTGGATAACAAGATGCAGGACACCGCGGATATGGCCCACGCCCTGGGCGTAGCCAAGTCAATCCCGGGTGTAGAGAACACGCTGACCGAAAACGGCAAGCCCCCCTACGAGGGGATCGTGCTCGGGCAGTACCAGTCCCGGCCGTTTGACATGGCCGTCGCTTTGGGCACGCTGACCAACCGCGGGGTGTGGCACCAGCCGCACTTTGTCGAGCGGGTCGAGACGGCTACCGGCGACGTCCTCTACGAACACGAAAAGAGCGAGGGCGAGCGCCGAGTCAGTGAGACCGTCGCCGATAACGTCATCCAGGCCATGCAGCCGGTGGCGGCCTATTCGCGCGGCAATGCGCTGGCCGGCGGCCGGCCCTCGGCCGCCAAGACCGGCACCACCCAGCTGGGCGATTCCGGGGCCAACAAGGATGCCTGGATGATTGGCTCCACCCCGCAGCTGGCCACCGCGGTGTGGGTGGGCAATGACGACAGCTCCGCGTTGACGGACCTCCACGGCAACATGATGTACGGCTCCGGGCTGCCGTCGACCATCTGGAAGCGGACTCTCGACGGCGCGTTGCAGAACGCCCCGGTGGAGAGCTTCCCGCAGGCCAGCCCGGTCACCTGGGGCGATGGCAACTACTCGATGGCAATCGTGCCGCCGACGCAGTCCCGGCCCACCACCACTGCGCCCTCGACGACCTCGCAGGCTCCCACCTCGTCGCACGAAGAAGAGCCGCAGCCCGATGAGCCGGCCACCGAGCCGCAGCCGGCGCCGCAACCGCTACCAATCCCGCTGCCCATCCCCGGCGGCGGGGCGCCCGGGGACGGCGGCAACCAGCCGGCGCCAGCCCCTGCCCCGGCACCTGCTCCGGCGCCCGCGCCGGCACCTGCTCCGGCGCCCGCGCCGGCCCCTGCCCCGGCGCCGGGGCTGCCAGAGGGATTGCTGCCCTTCTGA
- a CDS encoding DUF5318 family protein: MIHFERPVSHRHRRAQILRELRSGQLDPAEVLTADNRLIAAADFHGWPARTPCPACGSEKLRLVRFVVGENLGLRAGTARGERELAALVAELGEVATHVVEVCPRCRWNILVRSEVAVGAPGARPGSPQSGLSTYPLEE; encoded by the coding sequence ATGATCCACTTTGAGCGCCCCGTGAGTCACCGGCACCGCCGCGCACAGATCCTGCGCGAGCTGCGTTCCGGCCAGCTCGATCCGGCCGAGGTGTTGACTGCGGATAACCGGTTGATCGCGGCGGCTGACTTCCACGGCTGGCCGGCCCGCACGCCCTGCCCCGCCTGCGGCTCCGAAAAACTGCGTTTGGTGCGGTTTGTGGTCGGCGAGAACCTCGGCCTACGGGCGGGCACAGCGCGCGGCGAGCGGGAGCTGGCGGCGCTCGTTGCGGAGCTCGGCGAGGTGGCCACTCACGTGGTGGAGGTGTGCCCGCGCTGCCGGTGGAACATCCTGGTGCGCTCGGAGGTGGCTGTCGGCGCGCCGGGCGCGCGCCCAGGTTCGCCTCAAAGTGGGTTATCGACGTACCCTCTGGAAGAATAG
- a CDS encoding MarR family winged helix-turn-helix transcriptional regulator, giving the protein MTSQNPEDLARRMRPALTKLYVMYFRVAEQSDLTGPQLSILSRLADHGASRISQIAREEGIRMPTASNALHQLEQRGMVERIRDTADRRGVRVQLTEHGRTELEQVGEERNRYFADLLGSLDEHDLAIADQAVGVINRLAESYGNQLADDHE; this is encoded by the coding sequence ATGACCTCACAAAACCCAGAAGACCTCGCCCGCCGGATGCGCCCCGCGCTGACCAAGCTCTACGTGATGTACTTCCGGGTAGCCGAACAGTCTGACCTGACCGGGCCACAGCTGTCCATCCTCTCCCGCCTGGCCGATCACGGCGCCTCGCGAATCAGCCAGATAGCGCGCGAAGAGGGGATTCGAATGCCCACCGCCTCGAACGCCCTGCACCAGCTCGAGCAACGAGGGATGGTCGAACGCATTCGTGATACGGCGGACCGCCGGGGCGTGCGCGTTCAGCTCACCGAGCACGGGCGCACCGAGCTGGAGCAGGTGGGCGAGGAACGCAACCGCTACTTTGCCGATCTGCTTGGCTCCCTCGACGAGCACGACCTGGCCATCGCCGATCAAGCGGTGGGCGTGATCAACCGGCTCGCCGAAAGCTACGGCAACCAGCTAGCTGACGACCACGAGTAG
- a CDS encoding universal stress protein — MADSSDSAAPADRAGTPSATGAGDPGGVDQIRILVSFRADSLTHDAVEIAAWLARTDFPPVRVRALSTFVRPWPATSLKKLGGKYVDWFRREARAAEKRVKAAFTDAGIPEKFWDDPVAVFADGPSEHALITAAADKFGADIIAVESDDAAEKGRLKVSNTADALLHSSPRPVCLAPRKVKLSKKGVRRVNFAFLESEWDASLPAVDSAAQLALAWRAPLRVLAFSPTGLSDTPLSKSLDLAGELAADWREHSLAMLDRVRDQLAAKYPELLLESSVATGNGWGGAVDSLKWKKGDLLCLTSSPAGPLERVFVGSTTSEFLPHVGVPVVIYPTR, encoded by the coding sequence ATGGCAGATTCTTCCGATTCAGCTGCACCCGCAGACCGTGCGGGCACCCCCTCGGCCACCGGCGCGGGGGATCCAGGCGGGGTAGACCAGATCCGGATCCTGGTCTCCTTTCGGGCAGACAGCCTGACTCATGACGCCGTGGAAATCGCGGCCTGGCTCGCACGCACGGACTTTCCGCCGGTCCGGGTACGGGCGCTGTCCACGTTCGTGCGCCCCTGGCCGGCCACCTCGCTGAAAAAGCTCGGCGGCAAGTACGTCGACTGGTTTCGCCGCGAGGCCCGCGCCGCGGAGAAGCGCGTGAAAGCGGCCTTCACCGATGCGGGCATCCCCGAGAAATTCTGGGACGATCCCGTCGCCGTCTTCGCCGACGGCCCTAGCGAACACGCCCTGATTACCGCGGCGGCGGACAAGTTCGGCGCGGACATCATCGCCGTCGAATCAGACGACGCCGCCGAGAAGGGCCGACTCAAGGTCAGCAACACTGCAGACGCGCTCTTGCATTCCTCGCCGCGGCCCGTCTGCCTGGCTCCTCGCAAGGTCAAGCTCTCAAAGAAGGGCGTGCGCCGAGTCAATTTCGCATTCCTCGAAAGCGAGTGGGACGCATCGCTGCCAGCCGTCGACTCGGCCGCGCAGCTGGCACTGGCCTGGCGCGCGCCGCTGAGGGTGCTCGCCTTTTCGCCCACCGGGCTTTCTGATACCCCCTTGTCCAAGTCCCTCGATCTGGCCGGCGAGCTCGCCGCCGACTGGCGGGAGCACTCACTGGCCATGCTCGACCGCGTACGCGACCAGCTGGCCGCGAAGTACCCCGAGCTCCTCCTCGAGTCCTCGGTGGCCACCGGCAACGGCTGGGGCGGGGCAGTCGACTCGCTGAAGTGGAAGAAGGGGGACCTGCTCTGCCTGACCTCGAGCCCGGCCGGACCGCTCGAGCGCGTCTTTGTTGGCTCGACCACCTCGGAATTCCTGCCGCACGTGGGCGTCCCCGTGGTGATCTACCCGACTCGCTAG
- a CDS encoding antibiotic biosynthesis monooxygenase family protein encodes MSIVKINALTVPEEARASLEERFANRLHAVDKQPGFGGFQLLRPTAGEDRYFVVTWWDSNEAYENWVNGKDFARSHSDVKDAGESAHGKVDVEADEHAKRRPAAVRSEILEFDVVLDSTK; translated from the coding sequence ATGAGTATCGTAAAGATTAATGCCCTCACCGTTCCTGAGGAAGCCCGCGCGAGCCTAGAAGAGCGCTTTGCCAACCGCCTGCACGCCGTGGACAAGCAGCCCGGCTTCGGCGGCTTTCAGCTGCTGCGCCCGACCGCCGGCGAGGACCGCTATTTTGTTGTCACCTGGTGGGACAGCAACGAGGCCTATGAGAACTGGGTGAACGGCAAGGACTTTGCCCGCAGCCACTCGGATGTGAAGGACGCCGGCGAGTCCGCCCACGGCAAGGTGGACGTGGAAGCTGACGAGCACGCGAAGCGGCGGCCCGCCGCCGTGCGCTCGGAGATCCTCGAGTTCGACGTGGTCCTGGATTCCACCAAGTAG
- the panD gene encoding aspartate 1-decarboxylase: MLRTILGGKIHRATVTQADLHYVGSITIDAALCDAADIIDGELVAVVDIDNGNRLETYVIRSSDDDAGRGQICINGAAARLVSPGDLVIIMAYRQATDEEARAFSPKVVHVDGDNQIVALGSDPAQAVPGQPDQISSR; this comes from the coding sequence ATGCTGCGCACGATTCTCGGTGGCAAGATCCACCGTGCGACGGTCACCCAGGCGGACCTGCACTATGTGGGTTCCATTACTATCGACGCCGCGTTGTGCGACGCCGCCGACATTATCGACGGCGAGTTGGTCGCCGTGGTGGACATCGACAACGGCAACCGGCTGGAGACCTACGTGATCCGCTCGAGCGACGACGACGCCGGGCGCGGGCAGATCTGCATCAACGGCGCGGCCGCCCGGCTGGTCAGCCCGGGCGACTTGGTGATCATCATGGCCTACCGCCAGGCTACCGACGAGGAGGCGCGCGCCTTTAGCCCGAAGGTGGTGCACGTGGACGGGGACAATCAGATCGTGGCCCTGGGCTCAGACCCGGCGCAAGCGGTGCCGGGCCAGCCCGATCAGATCTCTTCGCGCTAG
- a CDS encoding DUF1846 domain-containing protein: MKTGFDRDKYIKLQSEHISARRQEIGGKLYLEMGGKLFDDYHASRVLPGFSPDTKIAMLERLRDEIEIVICLNAKDLTRQKVRADLGITYEEDALRLVDAFRERGFHVDNVVITQLEDSNVAAQEFIQRVERLGLKVSRHRVIPGYPTDTATVISEDGFGLNDYVETDRDLVVVTAPGPGSGKLATCLSQVYHENKRGIDAGYAKFETFPIWNLPLEHPVNMAYEAATADLDDINLVDPFYLRAYGKQVTSYNRDVEVFPLLAKILEEIQGSSPYQSPTDMGVNMAGYCISDDAACQDAARQEIVRRYLKALVDERREESDPVESGRIAMIMSKAGCKVSDRAVVAAANEVERKTNQPGSAIQLADAAIITGKTSPLLGCSSAMLLNALKHLAGIDEEINLLSPESIEPIQTLKTEHLGSRNPRLHTDEVLIALSVSAASSDDARRALAQLKNLRGCDVHTTTILGSVDEGIFRNLGVLVTCEPKYQRKQLYRKR, encoded by the coding sequence ATGAAGACGGGTTTCGACCGCGATAAGTACATCAAGCTCCAGAGCGAGCACATCAGCGCCAGGCGCCAGGAGATCGGCGGCAAGCTCTATCTCGAGATGGGCGGCAAGCTCTTCGACGACTACCACGCCAGCCGGGTGCTGCCCGGGTTCTCGCCCGACACCAAGATCGCGATGCTAGAAAGGCTGCGCGATGAAATCGAGATCGTCATCTGCTTGAACGCCAAGGACCTGACCAGGCAGAAGGTGCGCGCCGACCTCGGCATCACCTACGAGGAGGATGCCCTGCGTTTGGTCGACGCCTTCCGTGAGCGCGGTTTCCACGTGGACAACGTGGTGATCACGCAGCTCGAAGATTCCAACGTTGCCGCCCAGGAGTTCATCCAGCGCGTGGAGCGCCTCGGCCTCAAGGTCTCCCGCCACCGGGTGATCCCGGGCTACCCCACCGATACCGCGACCGTCATCAGCGAGGACGGCTTCGGGCTCAACGACTACGTCGAGACGGACCGCGACCTGGTGGTGGTGACGGCGCCGGGCCCGGGTTCCGGAAAGCTGGCTACCTGCCTCAGTCAGGTCTATCACGAGAATAAGCGGGGCATCGACGCGGGATACGCCAAGTTCGAGACGTTCCCCATCTGGAACCTGCCGCTCGAGCACCCGGTGAACATGGCTTACGAGGCCGCGACGGCGGACCTCGATGATATCAACCTGGTCGACCCGTTCTACCTGCGCGCCTACGGCAAGCAGGTCACCAGCTACAACCGCGACGTCGAGGTGTTTCCGCTCTTGGCCAAGATCCTGGAGGAAATCCAGGGCTCGAGCCCCTACCAGTCGCCGACGGACATGGGTGTGAACATGGCGGGGTACTGCATTAGCGACGACGCGGCCTGTCAGGATGCCGCGCGCCAAGAGATCGTGCGCCGCTACTTGAAGGCGCTCGTCGACGAGCGCCGCGAGGAGTCGGACCCCGTGGAGTCCGGCCGCATCGCGATGATCATGAGCAAGGCGGGCTGCAAGGTCTCAGACCGCGCGGTGGTGGCCGCCGCCAACGAGGTGGAGCGCAAGACGAACCAGCCGGGCAGTGCAATTCAGCTTGCCGACGCCGCGATCATTACCGGCAAGACCTCTCCCCTGCTGGGATGCTCCTCGGCGATGCTGCTCAACGCTCTCAAGCACCTGGCAGGCATCGACGAGGAGATCAACCTGCTCTCGCCGGAGTCGATCGAGCCGATCCAGACCCTGAAGACGGAGCACCTGGGCTCGCGCAATCCACGGCTGCATACCGACGAGGTGCTCATCGCGCTGTCCGTCTCGGCGGCCAGCAGCGATGACGCGCGCCGGGCGTTGGCACAGCTGAAGAACCTGCGCGGCTGCGATGTGCACACCACCACGATCCTGGGTTCCGTGGACGAAGGGATCTTTAGGAACTTGGGTGTGTTGGTGACCTGCGAGCCGAAGTACCAGCGCAAGCAGCTTTACCGCAAGCGCTAG
- the dps gene encoding DNA starvation/stationary phase protection protein Dps, producing the protein MSNYTVPGINENDAKKLIDGLQERLTDFNDLHLILKHVHWNVTGPSFIAVHEMIDPQVEEVRGYADEVAERIAQLGGAPIGTPAGHVENRTPLQYDLNKADTQEHIQKLADLYTTVIERLRESLAEAGDIDPITEDIYISQAAGLEKFQWFLRAHVEK; encoded by the coding sequence ATGAGCAATTACACAGTTCCCGGAATCAACGAAAACGACGCCAAGAAGCTGATCGACGGCCTGCAGGAGCGCCTGACTGACTTCAACGATCTGCACCTGATCCTGAAGCACGTCCACTGGAACGTGACCGGCCCCTCCTTCATCGCTGTCCACGAGATGATCGACCCGCAGGTTGAGGAAGTTCGCGGCTACGCCGACGAGGTTGCTGAGCGCATCGCCCAGCTTGGTGGCGCGCCGATTGGCACCCCGGCTGGCCACGTGGAGAACCGCACTCCGCTGCAGTACGACCTGAACAAGGCCGATACCCAGGAGCACATCCAGAAGCTGGCCGACCTCTACACCACCGTGATCGAGCGCCTGCGCGAGTCGCTCGCCGAGGCCGGCGACATCGACCCGATCACTGAGGATATCTACATCTCTCAGGCCGCCGGCCTGGAGAAGTTCCAGTGGTTCCTGCGCGCCCACGTGGAGAAGTAA
- a CDS encoding Fpg/Nei family DNA glycosylase has translation MPEGHVIHRLAEKLDARFGGTPVEVSSPQGRFSREAAELSGSTFDGAEAWGKHLFLRFAEERIVHIHLGLIGTFRIQPFAEPKGQVRLRIADTGHQLAADLHGPQWCRLITPPEMEGVIAKQGADPLRGDANPAGTFAAVQRSRRGVGSLLMDQKLFAGVGNIYRAETLFRLGISPALPGNQLTDEQLHAIWADLVELMAAGKAAGRIDTVRPEHTPEAMHRPPRKDDHGGEVYVYRRTGLPCLVCGTPIAQRILDGRNLFWCPGCQGGIA, from the coding sequence ATGCCCGAAGGCCACGTCATCCATCGCCTCGCCGAAAAGCTGGACGCACGCTTCGGCGGCACGCCCGTGGAGGTCAGCTCGCCCCAGGGACGGTTTAGCCGCGAGGCAGCCGAGCTCAGCGGCTCCACCTTCGACGGCGCGGAAGCCTGGGGCAAGCACCTCTTTCTCCGCTTCGCCGAAGAGCGCATCGTACACATCCACTTAGGCCTCATCGGCACCTTCCGCATCCAGCCCTTCGCCGAGCCCAAGGGCCAGGTCCGCCTGCGCATAGCGGACACCGGCCACCAGCTCGCCGCTGACCTCCACGGCCCCCAGTGGTGCCGGCTGATCACGCCCCCGGAGATGGAGGGGGTCATCGCCAAGCAAGGCGCCGATCCCCTGCGCGGCGACGCCAACCCGGCCGGCACCTTCGCAGCGGTGCAGCGCAGCCGGCGCGGGGTCGGCTCACTGCTGATGGACCAGAAGCTCTTCGCCGGAGTGGGCAACATCTACCGCGCCGAGACACTGTTCCGGCTCGGCATCTCACCGGCGCTGCCCGGAAACCAGCTCACCGATGAGCAGCTGCACGCAATCTGGGCCGACCTGGTGGAGCTAATGGCGGCGGGCAAAGCCGCGGGAAGGATCGATACCGTACGCCCCGAACACACGCCCGAGGCCATGCATCGCCCACCGCGCAAAGACGACCACGGCGGGGAGGTCTACGTTTACCGGCGGACCGGATTACCCTGCCTGGTCTGCGGCACCCCCATCGCGCAACGCATTCTCGACGGCCGCAACCTCTTCTGGTGTCCGGGCTGTCAGGGCGGGATCGCCTAG
- a CDS encoding VanZ family protein, with product MGKAALAGLGFSVLIETTQFVFGLGRSDIDDVIYNTCGAFLGGWIAGLGGRCWQRLLLVLTAVAVVVFVVLVALGDRLGDPALTARTPEEVAAVENALRDGGAADQAG from the coding sequence GTGGGGAAGGCTGCGCTGGCCGGCCTCGGGTTCTCGGTGCTGATCGAAACGACCCAGTTCGTCTTTGGGCTCGGTCGCAGCGACATCGACGACGTCATCTATAACACCTGCGGGGCGTTTCTTGGAGGTTGGATAGCCGGCTTGGGTGGGCGCTGCTGGCAGCGGTTGTTGCTGGTGCTGACGGCGGTGGCCGTGGTGGTGTTCGTCGTCTTGGTCGCCTTAGGCGACCGGCTAGGCGATCCCGCCCTGACAGCCCGGACACCAGAAGAGGTTGCGGCCGTCGAGAATGCGTTGCGCGATGGGGGTGCCGCAGACCAGGCAGGGTAA
- a CDS encoding VanZ family protein, whose amino-acid sequence MATERVRGTGHPAPRGLIIGLFAAYACVILALTTLKAFFRIGLLWRPERQRVRSLELVPFDNFFRSPTWFGPVFDAVGNVAFFVPFGWLVAVLAAGTGRARLVCVVARQAHRAASTTRWGRLRWPASGSRC is encoded by the coding sequence ATGGCAACTGAGCGAGTACGCGGTACCGGCCACCCGGCGCCGAGAGGGCTCATCATCGGCCTCTTCGCGGCCTACGCCTGCGTGATTCTGGCGCTCACCACGCTTAAGGCGTTCTTTCGCATCGGCTTGCTGTGGCGCCCAGAGCGTCAGCGGGTGCGCAGCCTGGAGCTTGTCCCCTTCGATAATTTCTTCCGGTCGCCGACGTGGTTCGGCCCGGTCTTCGACGCCGTGGGTAACGTCGCCTTCTTCGTGCCCTTCGGCTGGCTGGTGGCGGTGCTGGCCGCAGGGACGGGGCGCGCGAGGCTCGTCTGCGTCGTGGCGCGTCAGGCGCATCGGGCCGCGTCCACCACCCGGTGGGGAAGGCTGCGCTGGCCGGCCTCGGGTTCTCGGTGCTGA
- a CDS encoding bifunctional ADP-dependent NAD(P)H-hydrate dehydratase/NAD(P)H-hydrate epimerase, with protein MQPLYTVQAIRAAEEPLLAAQDYPDELMQSAAHAVAGAALDMLASVNQHRSRILVLAGSGGNGGDALYAGAELALAGYRLTAILVGSRPHGPALEAFRNAGGTVVEAADGEAAEYLDAPRAALAIDGVAGLGGKPGLRPAAQRVVAQLEAHRVPILSVDLPSGITADHAETPEPATPADGDLPDHVTACVTVTFGGLRRVHGLHPACGQVLLAEIATRAGRLSEVLAKQAAEQPGRVTLTRAIERSEYSWNRGPARALPAFALPSAAEPEATADKYSQGVAGILAGSPTYPGAGLLCCAGALRATPAMVRYVGRDERVVSAYPEVVRSETLEHTGRVQAWVVGPGRGTGEETGAELDWLLRRDEPVIIDADALTVLAESSALRRLAAGNGRCVLAPHAGEFARFGVGDGRDRIDAARALAAELNATVLLKGRFTVVAQADRAAVVDAGHSWSATPGSGDVLAGVLGALVAGAAARGEQVFGAVVAGCAVHARAAWLAAQTEYGPGPIVASDIAAFLPRAIAQASPRL; from the coding sequence ATGCAGCCGCTATACACAGTCCAAGCCATCCGAGCGGCCGAGGAGCCGCTGCTTGCCGCCCAGGACTATCCCGACGAGCTCATGCAATCCGCAGCCCACGCTGTAGCCGGCGCTGCGTTGGACATGCTGGCGTCGGTCAATCAGCATCGCAGCCGGATCCTGGTGTTGGCTGGCTCGGGAGGAAACGGCGGCGACGCTCTTTACGCGGGCGCGGAGCTCGCCCTCGCCGGCTATCGCCTCACCGCCATCCTTGTGGGCAGCAGGCCCCACGGGCCCGCGCTGGAGGCCTTCCGCAACGCCGGCGGCACCGTAGTCGAGGCAGCCGATGGCGAAGCGGCTGAGTACCTCGATGCTCCTCGGGCCGCGCTTGCCATCGACGGCGTCGCCGGCCTGGGTGGAAAGCCCGGCCTGCGACCGGCTGCGCAGCGGGTGGTCGCTCAGCTGGAGGCTCACCGGGTGCCGATTCTTAGCGTTGACCTGCCCTCGGGCATCACCGCCGACCACGCCGAGACCCCGGAGCCCGCGACCCCGGCCGACGGCGACCTTCCAGACCACGTCACGGCTTGCGTCACCGTGACGTTCGGGGGGCTTCGCCGCGTCCACGGCCTGCACCCGGCCTGCGGCCAAGTGCTGCTGGCAGAGATCGCCACGCGCGCAGGCAGGCTGTCCGAGGTGCTAGCCAAACAGGCCGCCGAGCAGCCGGGGCGGGTGACGCTGACCCGCGCGATCGAGCGCAGCGAGTACAGCTGGAACCGAGGTCCGGCGCGCGCCTTACCGGCTTTTGCGCTGCCCAGCGCGGCCGAGCCCGAGGCTACGGCGGATAAGTACTCGCAGGGGGTGGCAGGCATCCTTGCGGGCAGCCCCACCTACCCGGGCGCGGGCCTGCTCTGCTGCGCGGGGGCGTTGCGCGCTACGCCGGCGATGGTTCGGTACGTCGGCAGGGACGAGCGCGTGGTTTCCGCATATCCCGAGGTGGTGCGCTCGGAGACCCTGGAGCACACCGGCCGGGTGCAGGCCTGGGTGGTGGGCCCGGGTCGTGGGACGGGGGAGGAGACGGGCGCTGAGCTGGACTGGCTGCTGCGCCGCGACGAGCCGGTGATTATCGACGCCGACGCGCTCACCGTTCTCGCCGAATCCTCGGCGCTGCGCCGGCTCGCTGCGGGCAACGGCAGGTGCGTGCTCGCCCCGCACGCTGGGGAGTTCGCGCGCTTTGGGGTGGGCGATGGACGTGACAGGATCGATGCGGCACGGGCGCTGGCCGCTGAGCTCAACGCCACGGTGCTGCTTAAGGGCAGGTTCACGGTGGTTGCTCAGGCCGATCGGGCGGCGGTGGTCGATGCGGGTCACTCGTGGTCGGCTACTCCGGGCTCGGGTGACGTGCTGGCCGGCGTACTCGGCGCGTTAGTTGCTGGTGCAGCTGCACGCGGCGAGCAGGTTTTTGGCGCCGTGGTCGCCGGGTGTGCGGTGCACGCGCGCGCGGCGTGGCTGGCCGCGCAGACGGAGTACGGTCCCGGCCCCATCGTGGCTAGCGATATCGCGGCGTTTCTGCCGCGCGCGATTGCACAGGCAAGCCCGCGGCTCTAG